The Halotia branconii CENA392 region ATATAGCTCTATGGGAAACAGTGTCTTATTTTTTGAAAATGGAGCATTTTCTCAAGGTTCAATTCAGCTAGCACCCTTTACTGAATTTGGGGCAGAATTCGGTTTCATTGCTGAAAATCGCCGTTTACGTCTGGTGCAATTGTTTGATCAAAATGGTCAAATAGATAAATTCACCTTGATTCGAGAACATTTAGCTGGAACCCTCACCTCACAAACCCCAACCTTGCAAATCGATGACTTGTTAGGAGAATGGCAAGGCGAAGCAATAACAATGTATCCAGATTGGCGATCGCCTGATACTTACTCTACAATTCTCAAATTACAATTGGATGATACTGGTCGCTTAGTTCAAAGTTTGAGTTTTGGCGGACATAACATTACTTCAACTGCCACTGTTAAAGGCTCAATCATTCACTTCGATCAAAATCCCCAAAAGCAAATACAAGTATTACTACTACCTGACGGCGCTTCTGTAACTTCTCCATTACAAGTGCAGTTACATCAACCTTTATTGTTGGAAGTAGGTTGGTTAATCCAGTCAAATCTACGCCAACGAATGATTCGCAACTATAACGATAAAGGTGAATGGACGAGTCTCACTTTAGTTACTGAAAAAAGGGTGTCGCCTCATTAATTAACTTTCAACGGAACATCTGTCAAAATTGTTGCAGTTACTTCTACCCTAGAAAAGGAATTGAGGAAACATGACTTCAGTGACTCACCGTTTCGTCGAAACCAACAATATCAAAATGCATATCGCCGAACAAGGACAAGGGCCTTTGGTCATCTTGTGTCACGGCTTCCCAGAATGTTGGTACTCTTGGCGGCATCAGTTATCAGCGCTGGCAAATGCAGGATTTCACGTAGTCGCACCAGACCAACGCGGCTATGGGCAGACTGACCAACCAGAACCAATTGAGGCATACAATATTCTTC contains the following coding sequences:
- a CDS encoding DUF3598 family protein encodes the protein MKSQWECFLQNLGVWEGSFTNFSPQGTLLKDIPSRLTLEGLNNNQTVRLSLCRSGQADMVLEYSSMGNSVLFFENGAFSQGSIQLAPFTEFGAEFGFIAENRRLRLVQLFDQNGQIDKFTLIREHLAGTLTSQTPTLQIDDLLGEWQGEAITMYPDWRSPDTYSTILKLQLDDTGRLVQSLSFGGHNITSTATVKGSIIHFDQNPQKQIQVLLLPDGASVTSPLQVQLHQPLLLEVGWLIQSNLRQRMIRNYNDKGEWTSLTLVTEKRVSPH